The window ATTAAGGTTGTTTAGACCGAAGTGCTGCCAAAAGCCATCATCTGACTTGTCAGAGCTTGGCTTTGTGTGGCTGTTCCTTGGTGGGACCCATTTTTTGTCCTACTGTGCactttcatttttgcttttcatagGAATATCTATGAGAATTTCTGCTTCTCCCATCCTCTCTCTTGGTGCCTTAAAATTTTTCAGAACCAGCATGAGATTTTGTTGAGGTTTCATTTACAGCTTGTAACCATGTTTTAGTCAAGAAGCCGGAACTATTAAAATTACACCACTGAAACAACTCCTTCAGGACAAGGTTCCATAAACAGAaagtgctattttttttttctgtcttttcaacACAAACTCTTTCAGCATCTTTCACTTTTGTGGCACTCAGGACCAGCTACAGTCATGGATTCGGGGAAATGTGAGCGTCTGTCCCCGGTCACTCTTCATATTTGATGAAATGGATAAAATGCACGCAGGGCTCATTGACTCAATCAAGCCCTTCCTGGACTATTATGAGCTGCTGGATGGGGTGTCCTACAGACAAgccatcttcatcttccttaGGTAAACAATGGCTTCTCAGTGTTGCTGTTCTGTTCACTCCATGCTTTTACTTCATAACTTCAACTTTTAAAACTACCCCAAGCTGCaatctctcttttctctttacTTAGCAATGCAGGAGCTGAAAAGATAACAGAGGTAGCACTAGATTTCTGGAGAAATGGGAGGACAAGGGAAGATATCCAGCTTACAGATATCCAAAATGCACTCTCTGTGTCTGTcttcaacaacaaaaatagtGAGTAAAACTGGGATTGCTTTTGAGGTGGTAAAAGTTACACAAAAGGGATGGGCTGCATTTAGCTGCATTTTTACAAGCTATGGTTTCTTCTTGATGTGGCCTCCAGTTTTTGGCTTGTGAGGAgcaaaaatgcagttttgggGCCTGCAGTTGGCTCCCAGGATGGGTGAAGATTCAGGAGCTCAGTGTGCACCTTGGCCACCAGCCTGTTTGCTGCCTGTTGGACTGCATGTTTTGGGGGAAATGCTTCATAGTCCTTCATAGTGTTTCCTCACACAGGACTTCTGGTGAAAAGGGATTTTAACATAATTGTGTTCTGAATTTAGCATTGGAAGCAAACTCACTGTACTTCTTAAAAAGTTTAGATACAAGCTctaaaaaaaaggagtaagaaaTCTGATCTGGGAGAGCTGATAAGAGAGAAAATCTCTAGGTGAGAGAGGGAAAGGTATGATGGCAGCACTTGGAGAGCAAGGCTCAAGCACAGTCAAAATTCATTCATTGAGCCTAAAGGACCACATTTATGTGTCTGTCCAAAATTTTATGCACAAAGTAACATGAGAGGGGGCTTGTATTGACTTGTGCATTATAGTGCCCTAAAATCCTAGGTGAATTCTTAGCTGTGATGTGCCCCTGGCTCCCATTCACCCTGTAGTAGTGTTTAACTAGAGAAATACTAACAAACCTCTTTCCCTTCACAGGTGGATTTTGGCACAGCACCTTGATTGACAGAAACCTCATTGACTACTTCATTCCTTTCCTGCCTCTGGAATACAAACATGTGAAAATGTGTGTCAGGGTTGAGATAGAGTCACGTGGCTACGCTGTGGATGAAGACATTGTGAGCAGGATAGCTGACGAGATGACCTACTTCCCCAGAGAGGAGAGAATCTATTCAGATAAAGGATGTAAAACTGTGGATGCAAAGCTGGATTATTACTATGACTTCTAATGCTTTATTGCTACAACCTGCAAAGAAGCAAATTTAACTTAATCACAAAGTGGGGGACCTGagacatttcatttttaagtactttttaaagaaaggaacACTATTTTTTAACTGGTGTGTAAATAAGCAGCAGTGCCTCTGCATTTTTGTCACCATCACAGCTCCCAAGTGCTTCAGCCTTGTGCTGTGAAGGTAAGAAGGAACTGCTTTGGGAATTCCTGGATCTGGCAGGGCTGAAGACTCTTGAATCATGTGGTGATCATCGGAACCCTTTGGCAGACTCTTGACAGGTATAGAAGGACTGAGACTATAGCctaattttaatttgattttgctCTGATCTGGATGATCTCTAGACAATATTGAGAATTTTAATCAAAGTTCCTGTGTCTCTGAAAGCCTTCATTGGTCCTGTGTGGGAATATGCATTAAAAATAGAACATGTGTCTTTTTGCCTTCAATAGCTTATGCCCAGTAAAGATATGGGGGGATTCTGGAATTTAAAAATCTGGGCTCTTCTGTCCAACATCATACAGTGCCATTGTCTTTTTCAAAACTGATGTATAATTTAATCTCCTATGTGTCaaaccaagaaaagaaaactctTTGTTGTGAATAGTGTTCAGAGAGCAGACTTGATATCACAAGGAAGCGAGTTAAAATCCTTAAATGCCACACTGGTGTACTTAGTTCCTATTTTAGGTTAGTCTTTATGTTGCCAACAGCAGGCTCTCCCAGGAGTGATCGCAGGAGGGAGAACTGTGCTCTGGGAGTGGTGAGTCAGCTTCAGGGAAAGGCTGCAACGTCATGGGAAATGTGTACAGATTAAATTTTACACCATGGAAATTGAAAAGAGGTTTCTTTTCTTCACTTACATGTTGAATTCAGGGGTCAGCTTGCAGGGGTTTCCCTTTTTAATCTTCTCACCATACTGTGTGCTTttgaggcagggatggaggcagaTCTGAaggcatttgaaaaaaaaaataacccataAACTGTGTCCACTGAAGTTACTGTGAAGAGTGTCAGACTTGTTTCTGAATGTGAGCACTGCAGAGGCTTTTTACATTCCAGTTGCTGTTCAAAATAAACTTTTCTCATCAGAAATGTATTTCTTAGTTACCTTCTGGTGTTCTTTGCATTCAGTGATTTGATACTAATTTTGCACAAATTTACTCCATGTTGAGGGAAGAGCACACTGCATTCCTGGctgttccagctgtgctggagtACAGGAATCTCCCTTCTGCAGTTCAAAGGGCAGAGATAGGAGATGTGAATCTGCTGTCTGGTGAAACAAATCAAGCTTGGAGTGGAAACTGCACTTCTGGACTGTTTATACTAATTACAGCCATGTGGTTTTTGTAGAGGCAGACTTCCTAGATGCATGTGTACTCAATAAGGATGAACTTGTCCTGTAGAGACCATTTAAAACACTGCTGCTTATCTCCTCCTGCCACTGTGGTACCACTGCGGGCTCTTTTTGAAGCCATCCACATTTTCCATGGCAGCATCTTGGAGTTTTCTCTGCAGCTTTCTGCAGGGAGTATTCCGAGATCTCACACTGCTGATAAAATCAGAGGCCATGGTTTAAATCCACTGAAAAAGgaagtgctgctgtgctgccagccagaggcagcccggccccagagcctggggtgcccagggagggaCAAGCAGCTGAACTGTCCCATGAGTGGTGAAGTCCAAGTGAACAGCAGAGCCTGTGCTTCCCAGGCAGCTCCCTGACATTTCCTGGTGCATCCTTAGAGCACAACACGTTCACAACTGACCCTTCAGTGAGGTGTGAGCTGCTGCCAACAGCTGCCCCACACTTACAAAGGAAGTGTAACAGAAACATGCAGTGCAGCTTTCTAGTACTTTCCTGTGTCTAAAAATGATTAACCAAGAGAGAAGAAGTAACTTAGGATTTATTCCAACTGCAGTACAGTAGTATTTAGTGTTTTGAAATagcacaaatattttctttttggacTAAGTGAAACTGGATGCAGCATATACAAGTACAAATAAATCAGTTAGTAGGGAAAACATCACACTGAAAAGTGACAGTCCAATGTCCCAAGGTTAATGGCTTGCTAGTGTTTGGCTCTGGAGATTGCATCAGTGTGAACAGTTTGCCAACGTTTGACAAACTCCAGTGGGGCTATAAAAGGCAATCAACACTTTTAATTTAGAACTTAACATGAGCGCTAAACTCTCTGTTGTAATTTGAATTAACGTAATTGTAATGAGACCTATAATTAGCATTACCTCTTAAAGGAAGTTTAAGAACAAGTGAGGGAATAGATGATGCAGCACAAAAACAGCCCCATCCCTTGTACCAATTTAAAACCACAGTACAATCAATGAAGTGAAAGGCACTTCTGTCTTGCATTACAGCATTCGATACACAAATGATGGGAGACTAAGAGTTAAAGCTTGCAACAGCGTTTAAAACTCAGCCTCCCCACTGGGTGAAGGTTAAATTGATCTTTCCCAGCTTCTTAACTCATCACTCACCCTTTCACACAAGCATTCTTTTATAAAACATACCTAACTAGTGAGGTATAGGCTTGTTGCTGTTGCTTACACTTCAGCATAACAATacactattaaaaataatttcttccattCAAGTGTCTTCTAAGCAAGGTGAGAGTAGCATTATCCACACCTTGACCAGTAGGAGCAGTGGGACTACTGAAGACCTTGCAGACATCAGGCCCAGGAGCCCACACAGATTAATCTGACAAACTGCAACAGATGAATTCTCATGAGATATTTTTCTGCTTAAGTACAAAAGACTGGCCTAGTATGTTATAACAGGTGTCTCAGATGGgtccctcagtttaggaagacCTGGAGTCACAAATTTACTTAGCTCCTTTAAAGAATACTTcaacaatttctttttccccaaagaaacaTGGGGCAAGCTCTTACTTCCTCTTCCCCTGCCCTCTATTATTTAGTAACAGATTTCTAGGAGCTCATGACTTCCCATATTACTGTACTAGGAGATGTAGGATGTGCCCAGCTGAGGCACAGGAAGATTTCTACCATATCATCTTCTTACTGCAATGCACCAAGGAGTTGTCCCTTACAGACATGATCACAGTTCAGAATACAGCACACATCCCTCCATTTCACTGTGAACGTGAACAGGACCGTGTACATGGAACAGAGTATGACTATCTGGGAAAATTCCTCTGATTGCCTTTGTTCCAATCTAGTTTATGTGGAAAGAGGAATTAAATACTTAATAATCCCAGCACTTGGAAGAATAAAGCAGGAGAGGCTGTATCCAGTGCTCTGTGTCACACTAAAAATTCTTTACAgactaaaagaaaattaaagggGGCAGCATTGGGATACCAGCCTGTGGCAAGCACCAGCCAGTTCAGAGATGaacaggctggatgggactaTGAGTGACCTGATTCaatggaaagtgtccctgcccatggcagaggatgtcactagatgatctctaagtCCCAATTCTATGTtaagttataaaaaaaaaacacaaccaaacaCAAAAGCTAAAAAGCCCATACAGCTCACTCTGGTATTTTCACCATACTCCCTGCAACAGTAAAAAAGTGTAAGTGCAAATACACAGATTTCCAAAAGCTCTGAAAGTGCTGTGGAGACTCAAAGTGGAAATCAACCCCTGGCGTTCGTATCTCTCATCACAACGTCTTCATGAATATCCAGCTTGGCCTGAACAGTCTTGCAGCCTTTATCAGAGTAGATCCTCTGCTCCTTGGGGAAGTAGGTCATCTCATCAGCCACTTCCTGAACAATCTTCTCATCCACAGCATAGCCACGGGCTGCCATTTCGGCCCTGACACACATCTTCACATGCCTTTGCTccaggggcaggaaagggacAAAGTAGTCAATAAGGTTCCTGTCAATgatgctgctgtgccacagcccACCTGGATAaattgggaggaaaaaaaaatcgtAAGAAGGAGATTTTCTAAACTTGATCCTGCATATGACAGGATCCACAAGCCAGGCTGGATTCAGAGAGCAGTTTGTCTCAGCCACTGAGGAATGAACTTCCCACTTTTGGGGCAAAGTGACTTACTATTCTTGTTGTTGAAGACTCCTACAGAGAGCAAGGGCTCCAGGTCTTTCAGCTGAATATCTTCCCTGCGCTTTCCACTTGCCCAGAAGTCAAGAGCTGCTTTGTTAATTAAATCACCACCTGCATTGCTGatcataaaagaaaaacatacagTGGTGAAATACAGACACAAGTGAACTAGAATTTCTTTTGCAGCCAGTTACACATATTGCTAATCTCCTTGATATCAAACAAATCACCAAAAAGAATCCTGTAAGTCAAAATTTAGAGAAAGTCTCCAGTTCTTTAAGTAGCCATCAGCGTGTGGCGAGTTGCCCCCTGCCAGCAGCCAAGCACTTACACAGCACTTGCGTAACCCTGCTGCCTCAGTGGGATGGAAGGagaaaacagggggaaaaaaaagtctgaaaacTTGCAGGTCAAGATAAAGATAGTTTAACAGGAGAAGAGGAGACAAAAACCCAAGGAGGACTAAGGAAATCACTCACCACCCCCACAGTCAGACCAAAGCCCAGGCAAATGCTGAAGAACCATCACCTTAGGGATGAAACCTCACTTTTTTTCCACCCCTGTTTTTTTTGAGTATGGCATGCCACAGTATTAAATATCCTCCTGGACACTtcaggtcagctgtcccagctgtgtccctcctATCCTCCTGCCCACCCCAGCACAGTGTGGGAAAAGCCTTGAAGCTTTGCAAACATCATCCAGAAAGAGGCAAAACATTGCTGTGTTATCAACACTCTCAGAGCCACAAATCCCTAACAGCACCAGACCAGCTGCACTGAAGATATTTAACTCCATGCCAGCAAGGTCCAGTACTTGGTACACCCATCCCAAAATGTGAACTCTCTTATGTCCTGTGCTCTGGGGCAGCTTCATGAGCTCAGCACGTTGCAGTAGCCACGCACAGCATCAGACCTGCTCTACTACAGCCACAGGCACAAGTTCAGACTGCTCCTCACTGTCTTTGCACAGAGAACCTTCCCTCCAGAgcatttttttgctgttctttgAATGAGGTCCCCAAGAAGCATCATTATCACCATAATCAAACATTCAGTATCTCAAAATGACAGAAATTGGTGCCACAGAcctgaggaagatgaagatggcTTTCCTGTAGGACACCCCATCAACCTCCTCGTAATAGTCTAAGAAGGGCTTGATGGCATCAATGACACCTGGATGCATTTTGTCCATCTCATCAAAAATGAAGACAGAGGAGGGACAGGCACTGACATTGCCTCGAATCCAGTTCTGCAGCTGTTCCTGGAACAAGAGGTTGAAAGCCACTGAAAAACAAGGTCTTTACTGGATGTACTGCAAGATTCTTGTGTGTGACAGATTATGGGGACACACTGTCAAACCTCAGTATCCCACACTCACTGGCTGGtgaatgaaagaggaaaaaaccaagaaaatggAATCACCCAACACATGCAGACCAATGTTCAGCCAGAGCTAGAGTAACAACCACCTTGAAAACTAATGCTccctcattttttccttcttcaacCCCCATTTCTATGGCTGAGCATGAGAGCATGTGGTATGAAATATCCTTTTGATCAGCAGGGGTCAGCTGTCcaggctgtgccccctccccatcTCTTGCCCACCCTAGCCAGCTCGATATGAGTGGGAAAACTAGCAAGCTTTGAAGCTGTGCAAACACTACTGTAGGAGCCAAAACAGCACTGTATTCTCAAcattatcaacactgtttcaGTCATAAATACAAAACATGGCCCCACGGGggctgtggagaagattccttCCATCCCGGACAGCCAGGATAGTGCAGCTGGAACGACAAACTCTCCTTGCAGCGAGCACGGGGATCAGCAGATGGCATCACTGAGAGGGTAGCGCTCGGAAATGGAAACTATCTCGGCTTTGATTTCTGGGCTTTTTGGTGCCTTTCACTTTATGCATGAACTTCCCCTTCTGTCTCTCCTAAGCATCATCTTTGGAATTCCCAGCTGCACACCTCCAGAAATATCAATCAGAGTATTCCGAGTTAGAAGGGGCgcacaaggatcatcgagtccaatttttaagtgaatggcccatacaggGATCGAACTCACAACCTTGCCATTATCAGCATCATGCTCCGACCAACTGAGCTCATCCCAGAGGGAACCTGCGGGAGATGCGCAGGACACCCCCCACAGGGGTTCATGGTCCGACTGGGGTAACCGGGCCACCGCCTGCCCCTCCTCACCTTGTAGAGCTTGACCTGGTCGTGGTGGGGGAAGTGCAGGGTGGCCAGGAAGAGATGGACGAACTTGCTGCGCAGGCCGGCGGCGTGGACCTGCTCCGCCAGGATCTGGCTGAGGAAGTTCTTGCCGGTGCCGGCCCAGCCGTGCAGCGACAGCATCAGCGGCTTCTTGGGGCTAGGGTTGTTGCTGAAGCCCAGCACCGCCTTCAGCACCACGTCCTTGGCCAGGTGCTGCCCGAAGAGCCTGTTGTCCAGCTGCGCCTTCAGCGCTGCGGGGAGAAGGACAGCTCAGCACCGCCGGTCACCGCGCACGCCCGCGGGCCGCGCTGCCCGGTGACCGGCCGAGCTCGGGGGCAGCCCGGCCGGCCCCCGCCCCCGCCGTACCGGTGGCGTTGAGGCGCTGCCCGTCGCGGGGGCAGCACTCCACGTAGCTGCAGTAGAACCTGGGGTGGGACAGGTAGCCGGTGAGCGCCGAGGCCACGCCGATGGCCAGGCCCACGCTGAGCGGCTCCAGCGCCGCCAGCCCCGGCAGCAGCGCCCACAGCAGCGGCGCCCACAGCAGCGGCGCCGAGCGCGCCATGGCGGCCCCGAGCGCGCGCGCCCACCGCGCCTGCGCGGCCCCGCCCCATGAGGGGCCGCCCGCCGCCATGTTTGTGCCGGGCAAAGACGCCGGGTCCCGGCAAGGGGAGGATGGCGGGGGCCCGGCGCGTCCCCCGCTCGCCAACGCCGCCGGGAAGTTAAACCTCCAATACCGGCTTTCTACTGTTGGCGAGGAAGGCGTTACTTTAGTCTGGCCAGGCCGACCGAATTGCAGCCTCCTCACAGACACAAATTGTTTTTACTTATTtatagctttttaaaaagcaacgGAATTGCTGCTCGTCGGttctaaattacatcattttctttcattacttACTATTCTACCGTCTGTTGCTTTTTGATTTCTCGCTTCTTATGTTAATTAGTCCATAATTTTAGTCTTTTTAGTATATTTTTCGTCTGGTAGAGACTTTACAACGAGTCTTTGCTAGTCTCCGACAAAACGGTTTCTACAAAGTGTCCTTGTGGCCCATAACTTCTACATTTCAGGAGTTCACCCTCAACAACACATATTTCTCTCTCAGGCTTTGTTCATTGAGGCATATCAGAGTTAGTTTACCAAAATGTAAAGCTGCGGTATTTTCCCAAGCTGTGTTCCCTGCCTGTCGATTCGCGTTATTGGCACCACCGGGAAGAGCCCGAGCCACCTTCGAGCCACCCCTGCTTTAGGTGCTTATACACAATGACGAGGTCCAGCAATGGCATTCGCCACCCTGATGGTGCCATAAACCAGCACAGCCCATTTCTGCCAATGGAAACCAAGAGATCAGCAAGGAAAGCGCTCCGGTACTGCCCGGAGAAGCAGGGTACACAACTTCTTGTGGGATAAGGAGTATTAGGTTAGTCTGCCTTGTAGACTATAGAGATAGACTAGTCTCTGCCTTGTATAGCCGCTGTGGGTGGTAACCCTTACCTTCCCCACCAAAGGAAGCTCTCACCACCCTGCGAATGATCACCAGCTTGGCCCCCGCGCCCTCGCCACTGCCTTACCTGCGAAGTTCACAGTGCTGTTCCTTTTGCAGCACTCCTGGAAGCGGCACTTCAGCCAGGAGTCGGAGGACAAGAGATGCCAAGCCATGAGAGCGCTTCCCGCAGCGACTGAAACGCTGAGAGGGTCAAAAGCCGGCGTCAGAGTGGGCACAAGAACAAAGATTACAGCAGCCTTGAGGAGCTTCATGGTGGGAGctgccagccagcctggctcagcaggaaaagaaaccaaaacaaaaactgcagaaaaactTCCTGGAGCGTGGAGCCTGGGGCTGGAAGCCAAGTCTCCTGTAAGCTGGAGGTGTTAATGAGTTAACAGACTTATCACGCTGCTCCAGGAGAAACGAAAGCGTCGTGAACAGAGCACTGCATAGGCACAGAGAGAGTTTCACTAGAACAATCCCACCTCTGATGCGAGGAGGACTGCAACCTCTCAGCATCTTAACCAAGGTGCTAATTGGGCTGGTGATTAACGGAGAACACAGAGATGCTTGTTTTGGGCTTAATTGCGAGGGGTTGTGCACACAACATTACACAGCCCGAGATTTCCGTAGCAGTGCATGGGGCTCTGCAATTCGCAGCACCGAACGTCTCAGAAAGCTGCTGTATAAAACCAAGTCCtcagagcagattttttttgtcctgaCAACTTCACTATCTccccacca of the Anomalospiza imberbis isolate Cuckoo-Finch-1a 21T00152 chromosome 21, ASM3175350v1, whole genome shotgun sequence genome contains:
- the LOC137486198 gene encoding torsin-1A-like translates to MKLRRGTLRAALALVLLPLLTPAGAVEPISVGLAIAGAAASALTGFISYPRLYCYFRECCLHRHDPRAAAALQENLDKKLFGQHLVSKVVVKAVRGFLNNTNAKKPLALSLHGWTGTGKNFVSKIVAESIYKRGLQSKYVHQFVATLHFPHAHSINLYKDQLQSWIRGNVSVCPRSLFIFDEMDKMHAGLIDSIKPFLDYYELLDGVSYRQAIFIFLSNAGAEKITEVALDFWRNGRTREDIQLTDIQNALSVSVFNNKNSGFWHSTLIDRNLIDYFIPFLPLEYKHVKMCVRVEIESRGYAVDEDIVSRIADEMTYFPREERIYSDKGCKTVDAKLDYYYDF
- the LOC137486196 gene encoding torsin-1A-like isoform X2, which codes for MKLLKAAVIFVLVPTLTPAFDPLSVSVAAGSALMAWHLLSSDSWLKCRFQECCKRNSTVNFAALKAQLDNRLFGQHLAKDVVLKAVLGFSNNPSPKKPLMLSLHGWAGTGKNFLSQILAEQVHAAGLRSKFVHLFLATLHFPHHDQVKLYKEQLQNWIRGNVSACPSSVFIFDEMDKMHPGVIDAIKPFLDYYEEVDGVSYRKAIFIFLSNAGGDLINKAALDFWASGKRREDIQLKDLEPLLSVGVFNNKNSGLWHSSIIDRNLIDYFVPFLPLEQRHVKMCVRAEMAARGYAVDEKIVQEVADEMTYFPKEQRIYSDKGCKTVQAKLDIHEDVVMRDTNARG
- the LOC137486196 gene encoding torsin-1B-like isoform X3, translated to MKLLKAAVIFVLVPTLTPAFDPLSVSPLSVGLAIGVASALTGYLSHPRFYCSYVECCPRDGQRLNATALKAQLDNRLFGQHLAKDVVLKAVLGFSNNPSPKKPLMLSLHGWAGTGKNFLSQILAEQVHAAGLRSKFVHLFLATLHFPHHDQVKLYKEQLQNWIRGNVSACPSSVFIFDEMDKMHPGVIDAIKPFLDYYEEVDGVSYRKAIFIFLSNAGGDLINKAALDFWASGKRREDIQLKDLEPLLSVGVFNNKNSGLWHSSIIDRNLIDYFVPFLPLEQRHVKMCVRAEMAARGYAVDEKIVQEVADEMTYFPKEQRIYSDKGCKTVQAKLDIHEDVVMRDTNARG
- the LOC137486196 gene encoding torsin-1B-like isoform X1; its protein translation is MARSAPLLWAPLLWALLPGLAALEPLSVGLAIGVASALTGYLSHPRFYCSYVECCPRDGQRLNATALKAQLDNRLFGQHLAKDVVLKAVLGFSNNPSPKKPLMLSLHGWAGTGKNFLSQILAEQVHAAGLRSKFVHLFLATLHFPHHDQVKLYKEQLQNWIRGNVSACPSSVFIFDEMDKMHPGVIDAIKPFLDYYEEVDGVSYRKAIFIFLSNAGGDLINKAALDFWASGKRREDIQLKDLEPLLSVGVFNNKNSGLWHSSIIDRNLIDYFVPFLPLEQRHVKMCVRAEMAARGYAVDEKIVQEVADEMTYFPKEQRIYSDKGCKTVQAKLDIHEDVVMRDTNARG